A genomic stretch from Desulfocurvibacter africanus subsp. africanus DSM 2603 includes:
- a CDS encoding 2-oxoacid:acceptor oxidoreductase subunit alpha, with translation MTGASVNILIGGEAGQGLATIGTLLANALTRSGYHILVTQDYMSRIRGGHNTFAIRMDSEPVLGPRESVDVLVALDQPSIDLHREALSERGVIVAGREMNVHGHARTFGVPYEELAPKKIFYNTVALGVLASVVCLDMSILEDLLADTFEKKGQEIVRQNVDVLRAAYEWKSRQEKIFECPMPPEVRAGLLTMDGNEAIALGALAAGANFCSFYPMTPSTSVPLNLIAKGQELGVVVEQAEDEIAAMNMALGASYAGARAMTATSGGGFDLMSEGLSLAGITETPIVIVLAMRPGPATGLPTRTEQGDLNLALFSGHGEFPRAILAPGSVEECFHLTHRAFGLAESWQSPVFVLTDQFLADSFRSIEPFDIDSLPEPPALLIEPPDPESYKRYALTDTGVSPRAIPTLSRALVVVDSDEHDEQGHITEDFGVRTAMVDKRNRKFLGLLKEVLPPVYEGSDKPDLLLVCWGSTMGPLLEAARTLREQGRKVATLCFNQVWPLDPSQFARRLIEAREVVMVEGNSTGQFRGILQVQSGFRIDKLVPRYDGLPFTAAYILNRLQEMR, from the coding sequence ATGACCGGCGCGAGCGTGAACATTCTCATCGGCGGCGAGGCCGGCCAGGGCCTGGCCACCATCGGCACGCTCCTGGCCAATGCCCTGACGCGCAGCGGCTACCATATCCTGGTCACCCAGGACTACATGTCGCGCATCCGGGGCGGCCACAACACCTTCGCCATCCGCATGGACAGCGAGCCGGTGCTCGGTCCCAGGGAGAGCGTCGACGTGCTGGTGGCCCTGGATCAGCCGAGCATAGACCTTCACAGGGAGGCCCTGTCCGAGCGGGGCGTCATCGTGGCCGGCAGGGAGATGAACGTGCATGGTCATGCGCGTACCTTCGGCGTGCCCTACGAGGAACTGGCCCCCAAGAAGATTTTCTACAACACCGTGGCTCTGGGCGTGCTGGCCTCGGTGGTCTGCCTGGACATGAGCATTCTGGAGGATCTGCTGGCCGACACCTTCGAGAAGAAGGGCCAGGAGATCGTGCGCCAGAACGTGGATGTCCTGCGAGCCGCCTACGAGTGGAAGTCGCGCCAGGAGAAGATTTTCGAGTGCCCCATGCCGCCCGAGGTCCGCGCGGGGCTGCTGACCATGGACGGCAACGAGGCCATCGCCCTGGGCGCGCTGGCTGCGGGAGCGAACTTCTGCTCCTTCTATCCCATGACGCCGTCAACCAGCGTGCCGCTCAACCTCATCGCCAAGGGCCAGGAGCTGGGCGTGGTGGTCGAGCAGGCCGAGGACGAGATCGCGGCCATGAACATGGCCCTGGGTGCGTCCTATGCCGGAGCGCGAGCCATGACCGCCACCTCGGGCGGCGGCTTTGATCTCATGAGCGAGGGCTTGTCCCTGGCCGGCATCACCGAGACGCCCATCGTCATCGTGCTGGCCATGCGTCCCGGCCCGGCCACGGGCCTGCCCACGCGCACGGAACAAGGCGACCTGAACCTGGCCCTTTTCTCGGGTCATGGAGAGTTTCCACGGGCAATCCTCGCTCCCGGCAGCGTGGAAGAGTGCTTTCACCTCACGCATCGGGCCTTTGGGCTGGCAGAGAGTTGGCAGTCGCCGGTCTTCGTGCTTACCGACCAGTTCCTGGCCGACTCCTTCCGCAGCATCGAGCCGTTTGACATCGATTCCCTGCCCGAGCCTCCGGCGCTGCTCATCGAGCCGCCGGACCCGGAGAGCTATAAACGCTATGCACTGACGGACACGGGCGTTTCGCCCAGGGCCATCCCGACCCTTAGCCGGGCGCTGGTCGTGGTGGATTCGGACGAGCACGACGAACAGGGTCACATCACCGAAGACTTCGGCGTGCGCACGGCCATGGTGGACAAGCGCAACCGCAAGTTCCTGGGCCTGCTGAAGGAAGTCCTGCCGCCCGTGTACGAGGGGTCAGACAAGCCCGACCTGCTGCTGGTGTGTTGGGGTTCGACCATGGGCCCGCTGCTCGAGGCGGCCCGCACCCTGCGCGAGCAGGGCCGCAAGGTGGCCACACTGTGCTTCAATCAGGTCTGGCCCCTGGACCCATCGCAATTCGCCCGCCGCCTGATCGAGGCTCGCGAGGTGGTCATGGTCGAGGGTAACTCCACGGGCCAGTTCCGGGGTATCCTGCAAGTGCAGTCGGGCTTCCGCATCGACAAGCTCGTGCCGCGCTACGACGGCCTGCCCTTCACGGCTGCCTACATCCTCAACCGTCTCCAAGAGATGCGCTAG
- a CDS encoding arsenic metallochaperone ArsD family protein produces the protein MPNVIIDLYIPHASCPCSPARNDPKVDRFNALLLDLKEQRPGLAYRVFALNTHFAMFKTNPQVAAVLRDEGHDALPLIFVEGELRFKGSYPVREELEAALNERENTGRLGA, from the coding sequence ATGCCGAACGTCATCATCGATCTCTACATTCCCCATGCGAGCTGCCCCTGCTCGCCGGCCAGGAACGACCCCAAGGTGGATCGCTTCAACGCGCTGCTGCTGGACCTCAAGGAGCAGCGGCCCGGTCTGGCTTACCGCGTGTTCGCCCTGAACACCCACTTCGCCATGTTCAAGACCAACCCTCAGGTCGCGGCGGTTCTGCGAGACGAAGGTCACGACGCCCTGCCGCTGATCTTCGTGGAAGGCGAGTTGCGCTTCAAGGGCTCATATCCCGTGCGCGAGGAGCTGGAAGCGGCCCTGAACGAGCGAGAAAACACGGGCCGCCTCGGCGCATAA
- the lptE gene encoding LPS assembly lipoprotein LptE, with product MRFSVRCIGLLAVLVLGSACATSNQVPLVYQPVALEAPTCAGRLAVVKFSDNRAKPQIGHNTDNQLFYPQGDVAVWLTEALQRQLEAAGCRVEYHDKEYAFDTDAVVSGQLMEAYTSQSSVTNYITTLRFRVVMKKDGREAFIKNYEGKFENTVLVASRSNRTKLMQSALQDMMRQVVPDIIKQAKAN from the coding sequence ATGAGATTCAGTGTCCGGTGCATCGGACTGCTCGCGGTACTTGTCCTGGGTTCCGCCTGCGCGACCAGCAACCAGGTGCCCCTTGTCTACCAGCCCGTGGCTTTGGAGGCTCCGACTTGCGCGGGCCGCCTGGCCGTGGTCAAGTTCAGCGACAATCGCGCCAAGCCCCAGATCGGCCATAATACGGACAATCAGCTGTTCTATCCTCAGGGAGATGTGGCTGTCTGGCTGACGGAAGCCCTGCAGCGTCAGCTCGAGGCGGCCGGTTGTCGCGTCGAGTACCACGACAAGGAGTACGCTTTCGACACCGACGCCGTGGTGAGCGGTCAGCTTATGGAGGCCTACACGAGCCAGTCCTCGGTGACGAATTACATAACCACCCTGCGCTTTCGGGTGGTCATGAAGAAGGACGGCCGGGAAGCTTTCATCAAGAATTACGAGGGCAAGTTTGAGAACACCGTGCTCGTCGCCTCGCGCAGCAACCGCACCAAGCTGATGCAGAGCGCCCTGCAGGACATGATGCGCCAGGTGGTGCCCGACATCATCAAGCAAGCCAAGGCCAACTAG
- a CDS encoding ferritin-like domain-containing protein: MPEPRRPKSYATGTAPAESAARAERPISTAQMDTSEIIDKLSDLAQLDVDAFHAYGQAIDSVEEMDLRSHLERYQSDHERHYVELSRIIREHGGNPPEFSRDFKGYLIAGFTSLRSAMGTKGALKAMKTNEEMTNRKYSQASGDMRFPVALRSILERFYGDEKTHLSWIEQTLNRIS, encoded by the coding sequence ATGCCTGAACCAAGAAGGCCCAAGTCATACGCGACAGGAACGGCGCCGGCCGAAAGCGCTGCCAGGGCAGAACGCCCGATCTCAACGGCCCAGATGGACACCAGCGAGATCATCGACAAGCTGTCTGATCTGGCCCAACTGGACGTCGATGCCTTCCACGCCTACGGGCAGGCCATCGACAGCGTGGAGGAGATGGATCTCAGAAGCCATCTGGAGCGCTATCAGAGCGACCACGAGAGGCACTATGTGGAACTGTCCAGGATCATCCGCGAACATGGCGGCAACCCGCCCGAGTTCTCGCGCGACTTCAAGGGCTACCTCATCGCGGGCTTCACGTCCCTGCGTAGCGCCATGGGCACCAAAGGCGCGCTCAAGGCCATGAAGACCAACGAGGAGATGACCAACCGGAAGTATTCCCAGGCCAGCGGCGACATGCGCTTCCCGGTTGCCCTGCGGTCCATCCTGGAGCGCTTCTACGGCGACGAGAAGACGCACCTGAGCTGGATCGAGCAGACATTGAACAGGATCTCCTAA
- a CDS encoding thermonuclease family protein, with protein sequence MRAILLTLFLLTLLLVPATAVQARPPLNGYVLWVHDGDTVDVLTYDLSTVRVRLYGVDCPESDQLHGLAATLFVVWEAWLRKVEVRVMDRDRYGRSVGWVTVDASRKSLNHMLVEQGHAWVYKQYCRARECAVLLRAEDVARQARLGLWQDPSPMPPWEWRRLKRSERWSW encoded by the coding sequence ATGCGCGCAATCCTGCTTACCCTTTTCCTGCTGACGCTCCTGCTCGTACCGGCCACGGCCGTGCAGGCCCGGCCGCCCCTGAACGGCTATGTGCTGTGGGTCCACGACGGCGACACCGTGGACGTGCTGACCTACGACCTGTCTACGGTCCGCGTGCGGCTTTACGGCGTGGACTGCCCCGAATCGGACCAGCTCCACGGCTTGGCGGCCACGTTGTTCGTTGTCTGGGAGGCCTGGTTGCGCAAGGTGGAGGTGCGCGTCATGGACCGTGACCGCTACGGTCGCTCCGTGGGCTGGGTGACCGTCGATGCGAGTAGGAAGAGCCTGAACCACATGCTCGTGGAGCAAGGCCATGCCTGGGTCTACAAACAGTATTGCCGCGCTCGGGAGTGCGCCGTCCTGCTTCGTGCGGAGGATGTGGCCCGCCAGGCTCGGCTGGGGCTTTGGCAAGATCCGAGCCCGATGCCGCCATGGGAGTGGCGCAGGCTGAAGCGTAGTGAAAGATGGTCTTGGTAG
- a CDS encoding AI-2E family transporter: MNMIREWFRTRFSDPQIVILSLVLILSAGVVFFLGEMLAPVFAALVIAYLLEGVVRVLRRRGIPRTLAVLAVFSGFMVAVVAGVVFLIPLLVEQITQLVNILPSMLAHGQVQLHELARIYPNVITEEQVQEMVTLFRSELVRLGQRALAVSLASLQSAITYLVYLILVPLLIFFFLKDKHKLMAWVRGLVPEHRTLTEGVWDEVNQQTANYIRGKAWEIVIVWAATYGAFLIMGLDFAMLLGMLVGVSVLIPYIGATVVTLPVALVAYHQFGWTSELAWIMTVYGIIQALDGNVLVPVLLSGVINMHPVAIIVAVLVFGGLWGFWGIFFAIPLATLVHAVLRVLWQNRQSAASSSCSCQD, from the coding sequence ATGAACATGATCCGCGAGTGGTTCAGAACCAGGTTTTCGGACCCTCAGATAGTCATCCTGTCTCTGGTGCTCATCCTCAGCGCTGGGGTGGTCTTTTTCCTGGGCGAGATGCTCGCCCCCGTCTTCGCCGCCCTGGTCATAGCTTACCTGCTCGAAGGCGTGGTGCGCGTCCTGCGCCGCCGGGGCATACCCCGGACCCTGGCCGTCCTCGCCGTGTTCTCCGGCTTCATGGTCGCGGTGGTGGCGGGCGTGGTCTTCCTGATCCCGCTGCTGGTGGAGCAGATCACGCAACTCGTCAACATACTACCGTCCATGCTGGCCCACGGCCAGGTGCAACTGCACGAGCTGGCCCGCATATACCCCAACGTGATCACCGAGGAACAGGTGCAGGAAATGGTGACCCTGTTCCGCAGCGAGCTTGTCCGCCTGGGCCAGCGGGCTCTGGCCGTCTCCCTGGCTTCCCTGCAGAGCGCCATTACCTATCTGGTCTATCTCATCCTCGTGCCGCTCCTGATTTTCTTCTTCCTCAAGGACAAGCACAAGCTGATGGCCTGGGTCCGCGGCCTCGTGCCCGAGCACAGAACCCTGACCGAGGGCGTGTGGGATGAAGTCAATCAGCAGACCGCCAACTACATCCGCGGCAAGGCTTGGGAAATCGTCATCGTCTGGGCCGCGACTTACGGGGCCTTCCTCATCATGGGCCTGGACTTCGCCATGCTGCTCGGCATGCTCGTGGGCGTGTCGGTGCTCATCCCTTACATCGGCGCCACAGTGGTCACCCTGCCGGTGGCCTTGGTGGCCTACCACCAGTTCGGCTGGACCTCGGAGCTGGCCTGGATCATGACGGTCTACGGCATCATTCAGGCCCTGGACGGAAACGTGCTCGTCCCCGTGCTCCTCTCGGGCGTGATCAACATGCACCCCGTGGCCATTATCGTGGCGGTGCTCGTCTTCGGCGGCCTGTGGGGCTTCTGGGGCATCTTCTTCGCCATTCCCCTGGCGACGCTGGTGCACGCCGTGCTGCGCGTGCTGTGGCAGAATCGTCAGAGCGCCGCATCCTCGTCCTGCTCGTGCCAGGATTAG
- a CDS encoding nitroreductase family protein, producing MTAHIIRKLLIPLATICLTLAAIVWLPPQNLARGQEVVGLPPPDRQGGMPLMQALANRRSTRSFSARTLSHEMLSNLLWAAFGVNRPGGDRTAPSAHNMQEISIYAALPDGLFLFDAQAHALRKVSGKDVRPLAGRQAFAAQAPLDLIYVADLSRMRDEEAQDFYAAADTGFISQNVYLFCASEGLATVVYAWIDREALADAMGLLPHQRIVLAQSVGWPP from the coding sequence ATGACGGCTCATATTATCAGGAAGCTTCTCATCCCGCTGGCGACCATATGCCTGACGCTGGCCGCTATCGTCTGGCTGCCGCCTCAAAACCTGGCCCGCGGCCAGGAAGTCGTCGGCCTGCCCCCACCCGACAGGCAGGGAGGCATGCCGCTCATGCAGGCCCTGGCCAATCGCCGCTCAACGCGCAGCTTCAGCGCGCGCACCCTGTCGCACGAAATGCTCTCCAACTTATTGTGGGCAGCCTTCGGCGTGAACCGGCCCGGCGGAGACCGCACTGCGCCGTCCGCCCACAACATGCAGGAAATCAGCATCTACGCGGCGCTGCCCGACGGGCTGTTCTTGTTTGACGCCCAGGCCCACGCCCTGCGCAAGGTATCGGGAAAGGATGTACGTCCGCTGGCCGGCAGGCAGGCCTTCGCTGCCCAGGCCCCTCTCGACCTCATCTACGTGGCCGACCTCTCGCGCATGCGCGACGAGGAGGCACAAGACTTCTACGCCGCCGCCGACACGGGCTTCATCAGCCAGAACGTGTACCTGTTCTGCGCGTCCGAGGGTCTGGCCACGGTAGTCTATGCCTGGATCGACCGGGAAGCCCTGGCGGACGCCATGGGCCTTTTGCCGCATCAGCGCATCGTGCTGGCCCAGAGCGTGGGCTGGCCGCCCTAG
- the serB gene encoding phosphoserine phosphatase SerB, which translates to MREIVLIHVYGQDRPGIMHALTAKLAEYGVDILDIGQAVIHDSLSLSLMIKIPPESESAPIIKEVLFLAHELDVGLKFTPVDSDEYETWVAAQGKPRHIVTLLGRKIAASQVAAVSQVLTEAGLNIESAHRLSGRAPLGTELSRSRASVEFSVRGTPSDPNALRESFLAISSELEVDIAFQEDNAFRRNRRLVAFDMDSTLIQAEVIDELAAAYGVGEQVSAITAAAMRGELDFRESLRRRLALLKGMPADRLEEVAGRIPLTEGAERLIRNLKRFGYKIAIISGGFTFFGRRLQESLGIDYLYANELEIADGRLTGGVQGGIVDAARKAEVLREIAARENISLQQVIAVGDGANDLPMLGLAGLGIAFHAKPVVKRGARQSISTLGLDSILYLMGLRDRDTTL; encoded by the coding sequence ATGCGCGAGATAGTACTCATACATGTCTATGGCCAGGACAGGCCGGGCATCATGCATGCCTTGACCGCCAAACTGGCGGAGTACGGGGTGGACATCCTGGATATCGGCCAGGCGGTGATCCATGATTCCTTGAGTTTGAGCCTGATGATCAAGATACCGCCCGAATCCGAATCCGCGCCCATCATCAAGGAAGTGCTCTTCCTGGCCCACGAGCTGGACGTGGGGCTCAAGTTCACGCCCGTGGACTCCGACGAGTATGAGACCTGGGTCGCCGCCCAAGGCAAGCCGCGGCACATCGTGACGCTCCTGGGGCGCAAGATCGCCGCTTCGCAGGTGGCGGCCGTGTCGCAGGTGCTCACCGAGGCGGGTCTGAACATCGAGTCCGCGCACCGCCTTTCGGGCCGCGCCCCGCTCGGGACCGAACTCTCCCGCTCCAGGGCCAGCGTGGAATTCTCGGTGCGCGGAACGCCGTCCGACCCCAACGCCTTGCGCGAAAGCTTCCTGGCGATCTCCTCCGAGCTGGAGGTGGACATCGCCTTCCAGGAGGACAACGCTTTCCGGCGCAACCGCAGGCTGGTGGCCTTCGACATGGACTCCACCCTCATACAGGCCGAGGTCATCGACGAGTTGGCCGCGGCCTATGGCGTGGGCGAGCAGGTCAGCGCCATCACCGCCGCGGCCATGCGCGGGGAGCTTGATTTCCGCGAGAGCCTGCGCCGCAGGCTGGCTCTGCTCAAGGGCATGCCCGCCGACAGGCTGGAGGAGGTGGCCGGGCGCATTCCGCTCACCGAGGGCGCCGAGCGGCTCATCCGCAACCTCAAGCGCTTCGGCTACAAGATCGCCATCATCTCCGGCGGCTTCACCTTCTTCGGCCGCCGCCTGCAGGAGAGCCTGGGCATCGATTATCTTTACGCCAACGAACTGGAGATCGCGGACGGCAGGCTCACTGGCGGCGTGCAGGGCGGTATCGTGGACGCCGCGCGCAAGGCCGAGGTGTTGCGCGAGATCGCGGCCCGCGAAAATATCAGCCTGCAGCAGGTCATCGCCGTGGGTGACGGCGCCAACGATCTGCCCATGCTGGGCTTGGCCGGATTGGGCATCGCCTTTCATGCCAAACCCGTGGTCAAACGCGGGGCCAGGCAGTCCATTTCCACCCTGGGGCTGGATTCCATCCTGTACCTCATGGGCCTGCGCGACAGGGATACGACCCTCTGA
- a CDS encoding transcriptional regulator → MKAKVKGPYIPPERGATERRTIMDLLRDEPMTAKDLSAEAGIAEKRVLDALEHIRRSAPSQGLRLVVEPARCRSCGFAFAKRDRLGKPGHCPMCKKTFIEEPKFRLEEI, encoded by the coding sequence GTGAAGGCAAAAGTAAAAGGGCCTTACATTCCCCCGGAACGCGGGGCCACGGAGCGGCGAACGATCATGGACCTGCTGCGTGACGAGCCAATGACGGCCAAGGATTTATCGGCCGAGGCGGGCATTGCTGAAAAACGCGTGCTCGACGCCCTGGAACACATCCGCCGATCCGCACCGTCGCAAGGCCTGCGTCTCGTGGTAGAACCGGCGCGCTGCCGCTCCTGCGGATTCGCTTTCGCCAAGCGCGACAGGCTCGGCAAACCGGGCCACTGCCCGATGTGCAAGAAGACGTTCATCGAGGAGCCGAAATTCAGGCTGGAA